One segment of Pontibacter akesuensis DNA contains the following:
- a CDS encoding TonB-dependent receptor, with the protein MIKLLLPLLLLVCHLSMAQRVTVRDRTTLEPLPGVTISSENSSAQTDASGQAELRALLSPKAKLRFHYIGYQSKSFTAAQLQQQQYEVSLTQQSHGLQEVVVSAGKFAQERNFVPQQVALISQRELEFMSQPTTAEVLQQTGKVLVQKSQMGGGSPILRGFEANKVLLVVDGVRMNNAIYRGGHLQNVITLDNSMLERAEVIFGPSSVIYGSDALGGVLHFHTLQPQLAPDTLARSISGSAFTRYASAPNEKTGHVQLNYGRQKWASLTSITVSDFGNLRQGRYRSSTYGDLGIRNFYAARTAAGRDTMLLNPEPHVQRPTGYTQYDLLQKIRFQPTSSLSHTLNLQLSTSTDVPRYDRLTEFSSDRLKYGAWYYGPQERLLAAYTLEQKAPASLYDEARAIAAVQRLEESRHNRRFGNNWLSHQTEQVWVYSLNADFSKKLRTHRLQYGLEANYNSVQSEADEQNIMSSERRLQSTRYPDEGSSMHSAAGYLTNTWDVRPWLVLSQGIRYSYVGLDARFEDKTFFPFLEDKVQQRHHALSGNLGAVVLPGNGWRFAALASTGFRAPNIDDLSKVFDSSPGNVIVPNPGLGPEYTYNFEVSASKSIAERLHLEVVGYRTWYRDAITVQNFSLNGQDSILYNGEQSRVTANVNAGKAYLYGYSANLQADLTNYLSLSSSLNYTYGRIKNETGEIPLDHVPPLFGRSSINLQLKRLRGEFFVLYHGVKALEDYSPSGEDNLQYATPQGMPAWHTLNLRAAYQITPNLQFQAALENISDRYYRVFASGISAPGRNVVLTLRGEF; encoded by the coding sequence ATGATAAAGCTTTTACTCCCGCTCCTACTTCTAGTGTGCCACTTAAGTATGGCGCAACGGGTAACAGTGCGGGATAGAACGACACTCGAGCCGCTACCTGGCGTCACCATCAGCTCAGAGAATAGCTCGGCCCAGACCGATGCCAGTGGACAGGCCGAGCTACGCGCACTGCTTTCTCCTAAGGCTAAACTCAGGTTTCATTATATTGGCTACCAATCAAAAAGTTTCACGGCGGCTCAGCTACAGCAACAGCAGTATGAGGTTAGCTTAACACAGCAAAGCCATGGCCTGCAGGAGGTGGTGGTATCAGCAGGCAAGTTTGCCCAGGAGCGGAACTTTGTACCGCAGCAGGTGGCACTTATAAGTCAGCGCGAGTTGGAGTTCATGAGCCAGCCCACCACGGCCGAGGTGCTGCAGCAAACCGGAAAAGTGCTGGTGCAGAAAAGCCAGATGGGCGGCGGTAGCCCGATCTTACGGGGTTTTGAGGCAAACAAGGTGTTGCTGGTGGTGGATGGAGTGCGGATGAATAACGCCATCTATCGGGGAGGGCACCTGCAAAACGTGATCACCTTGGACAACAGCATGCTGGAGCGTGCCGAGGTGATTTTTGGCCCAAGCTCCGTAATCTATGGCTCTGATGCGTTGGGTGGCGTGCTGCACTTCCACACACTGCAGCCGCAGTTGGCACCCGACACGCTGGCCCGCAGCATTAGCGGCAGTGCGTTTACCCGCTACGCCTCCGCCCCAAACGAGAAAACCGGGCATGTGCAACTGAACTACGGCCGCCAGAAATGGGCCAGCCTCACCAGCATCACCGTATCTGATTTCGGCAACCTTCGCCAGGGCAGGTACCGCAGCAGCACGTACGGCGACTTGGGCATCCGCAACTTTTACGCCGCGCGCACCGCCGCTGGCCGCGATACAATGCTGCTGAACCCGGAGCCGCACGTGCAGCGCCCAACCGGGTACACTCAATACGACCTGCTGCAGAAAATAAGGTTTCAGCCCACATCCAGCCTCAGCCACACACTGAATCTACAGTTAAGCACCAGCACCGATGTGCCCCGCTACGACCGCCTCACGGAGTTTTCGAGCGACAGGCTAAAGTATGGCGCGTGGTACTATGGGCCGCAGGAGCGCTTGCTGGCCGCCTATACTTTAGAACAAAAAGCGCCGGCCAGCTTGTATGACGAAGCCCGTGCCATTGCCGCCGTGCAGCGCCTGGAGGAGAGCCGCCACAACAGGCGATTTGGCAACAACTGGCTGTCACACCAAACCGAGCAAGTATGGGTGTATAGCTTGAATGCTGATTTCTCAAAGAAGCTGCGCACGCACCGCCTGCAGTATGGCTTGGAGGCAAATTATAATTCCGTGCAATCGGAGGCGGATGAGCAGAACATTATGAGCAGCGAGCGCCGACTGCAAAGTACCCGCTACCCCGATGAGGGCTCGAGCATGCACAGCGCCGCGGGCTACCTCACCAACACCTGGGATGTGCGGCCGTGGCTGGTGCTGAGTCAGGGAATTCGCTACAGCTATGTGGGGCTGGATGCCCGGTTCGAGGACAAGACCTTCTTCCCGTTTCTGGAGGATAAGGTGCAGCAGCGCCACCATGCCTTATCCGGCAACCTGGGGGCCGTGGTGCTGCCGGGCAACGGATGGCGCTTTGCCGCACTTGCCTCCACCGGTTTCCGCGCTCCCAACATCGACGACCTCAGTAAGGTGTTTGATTCGTCTCCGGGCAACGTGATTGTTCCCAACCCAGGCTTGGGCCCTGAGTACACCTATAATTTTGAAGTGAGTGCCTCTAAAAGTATAGCCGAGCGCCTGCACCTGGAGGTAGTCGGTTACCGCACCTGGTATCGCGACGCCATTACGGTGCAGAACTTCAGCTTGAACGGACAGGATTCTATACTTTACAACGGGGAACAGAGCCGCGTAACAGCGAACGTAAACGCAGGAAAAGCCTATCTCTACGGCTACAGCGCTAACCTGCAAGCTGACCTAACCAACTACCTCAGCCTAAGTTCTTCGCTCAACTACACCTACGGCCGCATCAAAAATGAGACAGGAGAGATTCCGCTGGACCACGTGCCGCCCCTTTTTGGACGCTCAAGTATAAACCTGCAGCTCAAGCGCCTGCGGGGCGAGTTCTTTGTGCTGTACCACGGCGTAAAAGCACTGGAAGATTACAGCCCCAGCGGCGAAGATAACCTGCAGTACGCCACGCCGCAGGGCATGCCGGCCTGGCACACCCTCAATCTGCGCGCAGCCTATCAGATCACCCCAAATCTGCAGTTCCAGGCGGCGCTGGAGAACATCTCCGACAGGTATTACCGCGTGTTTGCCTCCGGCATCAGTGCACCCGGCAGAAATGTGGTGCTAACCCTCAGAGGAGAATTTTAA